The sequence TGAAACCGTAACTTGGCTTCATTTTGAAATCATGCTATAATAAATGTGCGAAACGATAAGATTTGTTGTTGCACAACAACACAAAAGCCCAACCTATGTCGAGTAGGTTGGGCTTTTTTTGCACTAGTTGCGATGGCTAGCGTTGTGGGTTAGGTAGCAACTTGCTTTCAATCGTTGTCTTTGTCCTTCTCTTCTAACCAATGAGAAAATAGTTCAGTGACTATGCCAACAAGTACTGGCGCAACGATTAACGATAAGATTTGGTAAAACACAACAACACCCCCTTACGGGGCAAGTTGCCGTTAATTAGTATAGCATACTTAATATTCTAAACAGTTGATAAATTAAGATAAAATCACTTATCACAAATCATCTATCACAAATCACAAGTGATTAATCACTTGTTTATTAAGATATTAAAAGCTATAATTTAAATAAAGCGTGAATTTTATTACACAAAAAGAGGGGGGAGAAACTTGGAACTAGCATTTAGAGAAAGCTTAAAAAAGATGAGAGGTACCAAATCAAAAGAAAAATTCTCCCAAGAATTAGAAATGAGTAGATCAAATTATTCACGAATAGAATCAGGAAAATCAGATCCAACCATAAAAACACTAG comes from Carnobacterium divergens and encodes:
- a CDS encoding type I toxin-antitoxin system Fst family toxin, yielding MFYQILSLIVAPVLVGIVTELFSHWLEEKDKDND
- a CDS encoding helix-turn-helix transcriptional regulator; protein product: MELAFRESLKKMRGTKSKEKFSQELEMSRSNYSRIESGKSDPTIKTLEQIAKLTNSTLVVDLIPNEPTEP